The window CCGCGGTTCTTGGCCTGTGTCCTAATGACACCTATATTGGTAGTTTTCGGCGATGTAATCGGTACTATTGGCGGTTATCTGGTCGCCACGCTATACGCCGGCATAAGCTCCTTTACGTACATTCATTCCATTAAAGTCTTTGCGGTAATAAATGATATAACGGGCGGTTTAGTGAAGGCCATGGTTTTCGGCGGCATTGTCGCTATTATCGGCTGTTATAAGGGTCTTACAACCGAACAGGGAGCTGAAGGGGTCGGCCGAGCTACAACGGGGTCAGTTGTAAGCTCGATGATTATGATTTTTATTGCCAACTATTTTTTGTCGCTGCTGCTGTATCGTTAAGAGGTGAAAAACATTGATTAAACTAGTTAATATTAACATCGAGTTGGGCGGCAAAAGAGTATTAGAAGATATAAACCTCGAGATTGCCAAAGGTGAAAGCATGGTAATAATCGGCCCCAGCGGCTCAGGCAAAAGTACGCTGCTCAGGCTGATCGTTGGCTTGCTGAAACCCTCGGCCGGCAATATATATATTGACAATCAGGATATAACGACAATGTCCGAAAATGAACTTAATAAAATTCGTTTGCGGATGGGTATGGTCTTTCAGTACTCGGCCTTATTTGATTCCATGAATGTCGGTGAAAATGTCGCGTTCGGACTGCGTCAGCACACCGATATGGCTGATGAGGATATCGCCAGAATTGTGCGCAAAAAGTTGCGAATGGTCGGCTTGTCAGGGCAAGAAGAGGTTATGCCGAATGAATTATCGGGTGGCATGAAAAAACGGGTAAGTCTGGCCCGGGCTATCGCTATCGACCCTGAAATCGTGCTGTATGACGAACCAACCGCCGGTCTTGACCCGATTATGGCCAACACTATCGATCGGCTAATTATCAGCACTAAGCGAATTACCGGAGTTACTTCGGTTGTTGTAACCCATCATATGAACAGCGCTTTCAATATTGCCGACCGAATTGCCATGATTTATAACGGACGTATTATTGAAGTTGGGCCGGTTGAGCAAATTAAAAACTCGGAGAATGAAGTCGTGCAGCGGTTTATTAAGGGAATCAAGATAGTATCGCGAATCGATGCCCAAAGGAGGACGAATCCATGAATATGAGTACCGAAGCCAAAGTCGGCGGGGTTACGCTGCTTGGTCTTATATTATTAGCATATATGATAATTCATCTTGGCGGATTCACCTTCGGCGACAAAGGGTATCCGGTTACAGCAATGTTCAATCAG is drawn from Veillonellaceae bacterium and contains these coding sequences:
- a CDS encoding ABC transporter ATP-binding protein; the protein is MIKLVNINIELGGKRVLEDINLEIAKGESMVIIGPSGSGKSTLLRLIVGLLKPSAGNIYIDNQDITTMSENELNKIRLRMGMVFQYSALFDSMNVGENVAFGLRQHTDMADEDIARIVRKKLRMVGLSGQEEVMPNELSGGMKKRVSLARAIAIDPEIVLYDEPTAGLDPIMANTIDRLIISTKRITGVTSVVVTHHMNSAFNIADRIAMIYNGRIIEVGPVEQIKNSENEVVQRFIKGIKIVSRIDAQRRTNP